The segment TAGCCGCCCGAGGCGCGACCGCAGGGCGTGTCGGAGTTTTGACTCGTTCAGGGTTGACTGCTTCTCGCTCTTCGGGTTAGAAAGAAGATGATCTTCGTTGGCAGTCTCTGAGGCTGCACCAGGCGAACTGATCCAGCACCGGCATTAGTGGTTCGACTTTTTGTCGTTCCCGCAATGCGGGTGCTTTGGGCCCCGTAATACGGGTGCTTTGAGAGAGGGCGACCGACTTCGCGTGCGGTCGCAATCGGCGATGGGTGCCACCTGTCGCCATGAACGGGGGATACAGGAATGAACACCGTCGGTGTGATGACGAAACGGCCGAGGCGCGCTTTGCGGGAAGACCCTGCGGCGCTCGGCCCGCCCAGGGGCGGGAAGCCCGCCGGTTGATGACGTAGCGCTGAGGCTGACGACCGCCCGCGCTCGCACTCACGCACGCGCCCACTGCCGAACGTGGCATGAAGCAGCAAGTCGGCTTCTGTCGGCCTTGCTTGCCCGGCGCCTCCATTCATCATCGTCATCCATTCCTCACTGTCGCCACGCCCTGCCATGCCGTGCAGTCCCGTGTCCCGCAGTGAAATGCGGTGCGACGCGACGTGGTGCGCAAGAGACTCCATCATTCATGGCCCATGACGCCGACGATCGGTCCATGTTCCTTTGTTGCGGCGGCGTTCGGGCTTCGTGCGCTTTTGCCTGCCCAAAATTCTGACCAGGAATCAGATCCTTCGGATGGATTGCCATCCAGCCAAGGTTGACTAAATTCCACTCCACGGGTTAGAAATTATTCGATCTTCGTTGGCGGCCTCGATGCATACGCCGGCGTGAAGGTGATCTTTTTCCAATTCGGGCTTTGTATGCCCGCAATTCGGGTTCTTCAGGACAGGGCGACCGTTTCATCTCGGGTCGCATTCATCGAGAGCTGCTGTCTCACTTCATGAAATTGGGGATGCGGAAATGAAGACCGCCGGTGATATCGCGGGCTGGCTGCGGCAAAAAATCGGAGAAGAGCTGGGGGTGGCGGTCCGTGAGGTCGACACGGCCACTCAGTTCCGGGATCTGGGCATCGACTCCGCCGGTATGACCGCCCTGACCGCGCAGCTGTCGGTGCAGCTGGGCAAGCCGCTCTCGCCCACTGTCGCCTGGCACTTCCCGACCATCTCCGACCTGGCTGAGGCCCTTGCCGGCGAGCAGGATGCGTCGGGGCGGCCGGCGGGAACGGCTGTGCAGACGACTGCGGGAAGGCCTGCTGAGGGCGGCGCGGTACCGTCCGACGAGCCCATAGCCGTGGTGGGGCTCGCATGCCGGTTCCCGGGCGCGCCGAATGCGGAGGCGTACTGGGATCTGCTGCGGTCCGGGACCGACGCGGTGACCGAAGTACCGCCGGAGCGCTGGGACTCCGAAGCGCTGTACGACCCGGACCCGTCCATGCCGGGGAAGATGAGCACCCGCCGTGGCGGATTCCTGTCCGGCGTGGACACCTTTGACCCGCAGTTCTTCGGGATCTCTCCGCGCGAAGCCGCCCAGATGGACCCCCAGCAGCGGATCGCCCTTGAGCTCGCCTGGAGTTCCCTCCAGGACGCCGGCATCCCGCCCGCGGCACTGCGGGCCGGCAGCACGGGTGTGTTCCTGGGGACCTTGTGGAGCGACTACGCACGGCTCGCCGGGCGCGATCTGGAGGAGATCCAGCAGCACACGGCCACCGGCCAGGAGCCGAGCATCGTGCCGGCCCGGGTGTCGTACACCCTGGGCCTCCAGGGGCCCAGCATCGGTGTCAACACCGCCTGTTCGTCGTCCCTCGTCGCTGTGCACCTGGCCTGTCAGAGCCTGCGTTCCGGTGAGAGCGCCCTGGCGCTCGCCGGTGGTGTCAACCTGGTGCTCGCGCCGGAGAGCAGCGCGGCGATGTCGAAGCTCGGCGCGATGAGCCCGCACGGCCGGTCTGCGGCGTTCGACGCCTCCGCCGACGGATATGTGCGGGGCGAGGGCGGCGGCATCGTGGTGCTCAAGCCGCTCTCCGCGGCGCTGGCCGACGGGGACCGGATCCACTGTCTGATCCGTGGCAGCGCAGTCAACAACGACGGTGCCAGCAACGGCCTCACCGCGCCCAACCCGTCGGCGCAGGAAGCCATGCTCCGCGCGGCCTGTGCACGGGCCGGCGTCGACCCGCACGGCATCCAGTACGTGGAAGCGCATGGGACCGGAACACGGCTGGGCGACCCGATCGAGGCGCACGCGCTCGGCAAGGTGCTGGGCGCGGGCCGGCCCGCCGGGGCGCCGCTGCTGGTCGGATCGCTGAAGACCAACATCGGTCATCTCGAAGCGGCGGCCGGCATCGCCGGCCTGATCAAGGTTGCCCTGTCGATGCGCCACCGCGCCATCCCGCCGACTCTCCACCACGACCGGCCGAATCCCGACATCGCCTTCGACGAGTTGCGGCTGGCCGTCCCGACCGCTCTCACCGACTGGCCGGCCGGCGACGCCAGGCCCATGGCGGGGATCAGCTCCTTCGGGTTCGGCGGCACCAACTGCCATGTGATCGTGGAAGGGCCACCCACCGGCAGCGCACAGATTCTGCCGCTGTCCGCCGGGACGCCGGAAGCACTGCGGGAGGCCGCGGGCGCGATGCTCGACGCGGTGGCGAACGATCCGTCGGACTCCGTCGCGGACTGGTGCGCGACCGCCGCCCTGCGCCTGAGCTCACACCCGTACCGGGCGGCGGCGACCGTCCGCACCAGGGACGAACTGCGGGACGCCTTGGCCGGCATCGCCTCCGGCGGCGTCGGCTCCGCAGCCGGGAAGCCGCCCCGTCTCGCCTTCGTGTTCTCCGGGCAGGGCTCGCAGTGGTGCGGCATGGGGCGGGACCTGCTGCACACCGAGCCCGTCTTCCGCGAGGCACTGCTGGAATGTGACCGTCTGATACACGCCCGCACCGGGATTTCCGCTGTCGAAGAGCTGCGCCGCGATGCCGGCGAGTCCCGACTGGACGGGACGACGGTGATGCAGCCGACCGTGTTCGCCGTCCAGGTCGCCCTCGCGGCGCTGTGGCGCTCGTGGGGCGTACAGCCGGACGCCGTGGTGGGGCACAGCCTGGGTGAGGTGGCCGCGGCCCATGTGGCGGGCGCCCTGTGCCTGGAGGACGCGGTACGGGTCGTCTGCGAGCGCAGCCGGCTGATGAGCCGGATCGAGGGTATGGGCGCCGTGGCGGTGGTCGACCTCCCCTTCGCCGAAGTGGACAGCCTGCTCGCCGACCGCCCCGGCCTCTACGCCGCCGGCGCCAACAGCACCCGGAGCTCCGTCGTTTCCGGAGACGCCATCGCGCTCGACGCGTGCCTGGCGGAGCTGAGCGAGCGCGGTGTCCGGTGTCGGCGCGTGAACATGGGAGTCGCCTCGCACAGCGGGCAGTGCGACCCGCTCCTGCCCGAACTGCGTGCGGCGCTGTCCGATGTGCAGGCATCACCGGCCGCGGTTCCTGTCATGTCCTCGGTGTCGGCGGACTTCGTTGACGGGCGCGCGCTCGACGCCTCCTACTGGGTGCGCAACCTGCGGGAACCGGTGCTGTTCGCCCCGGCGGTCGAGCGGCTGCTCGATGCGGGGTACGACCACTTCCTCGAGGTCAGCCCGCACGCCGTGCTCACCAGCTCGGTGGAGGCCATCGTCGAGGAGCGCGGCGTGCCGGCCCGGTCGCTGGCCTCACAGCTTCGCGGACGGGATCCCCGCGAGGTCCTGCTGAGCACTCTCGGCGAACTGTACGGCGCCGGCCGCGACATCAACTGGCGCCCCGTCTACTCGGCGGACCTACGTCTCGTCGAGCTCCCCGCGGCGGCGGACCGGCTCGCCGTCCCTATGGCTGAGGACCGGCGGGTCCGTACCCTCCCGCTGAGCGCCCACTCCCTCCCGGCGCTGCGTCAGCTGGCCCGCGATACGGAGACCCGCCTCGCCGGGCCGGCGCATATCGACCTCGACGACCTGTGCCACACCGCGGCACTCCGGCGCGACCACCATGAACACCGTGCGGCAGCATCGTTCACCTCGTCCGGGCAACTCGCCGCGCAGCTGAGGGAGTTCGCCGCGAACCGTGCGGCGGAAGGATTGGTGGCCGGCAGCGCCCTGCGCAGGACGAACGGTCCGGTGTTCCTCTTCTCGGGCCAGGGCGGGCACACCGCCCGTATGGGCTGTGAGCTGTTCACCCACGAGCCGGTGTTCCGTGACGTCATCGAACGGTGCGACCGCTGGCTGGCCGAGAAGGCGGGCTGGTCGCTGATCGCCGAGCTCCAGGAGCCGGAGGGCTCGTCCCGGATCGACGAGACGGAGATCACTCAGCCCGCCCTGTTCGCCCTCCAGGCCGGACTGGCCGCACTGCTGCGGTCCTGGGGCATCACGCCCGCCGCGGTCATCGGGCACAGCGCCGGCGAGATCGCGGCCGCCTACTGCTCCGGGGCTCTCACATTCGAGGACGCGCTCCTCGTCGCGCTCCACCGGGGCCGCATACTCCAGCGGGCCACCGGCAGGGGCCGGATGGCCGCGGTGGGCCTGGGCGAACGGGACGTCGCGGGCCTGCTGGCCAGTCGGGCGGGCACGGTGTCCATCGCCGCCGTCAACGGCCCCCGCACCACGCTGCTCAGCGGCGAGACCCATGCCCTCCAGGAACTGCTCGACGACCTCGACCCCGCCGTCTTCCGGCGGATGCTCCGCGTCGGCTACCCCTCACACAGCCCCCAAATGCGCGTGTACCAGGAGGAGCTGGGCCGCCTGTTGGCTGACATCCGGCCAACGGCGGGCGACATCCCGCTGTTCTCCACCATCGACGCCGATTTCCGCCCGGGGACGCACTTCGACGCCGCCTACTGGGTCCGGACCATCGCCGAGCCCGTGCGGTTCTCGGCGGCTGTCGAGACGCTCGCCGCCGAAGGACACCGGTCGTTCGTGGAGCTCGGGCCGCACCCCGTTCTCGTGGCGCCGGCGTCCCAGTGCCTGGAGCAGACCGGCCAAGAGGGCCTCGTCGTTCCCACCATGCGCCGGGAAGCCGGCGAACAGCAGGCCGTTCGTGAGGCGGCCGGCACCCTGTGGGCCCACGGGTATGCCACCGACTGGAAGGCGGTGCATTCCCGCCCCGGCCGGCTGGTGACCACCCCGGACTATCCATGGCAGCGCGAGCGACACTGGCTCACGCCGGCGCCGCTGACCCGGCGCGACGCCGCCACCGGAAGCCTGCTGGAGCTGCTGGCGCGCGGCGACGTGTCCCAGGTCACCGACGAGATCACCCGTCAGGGCGACCTGACGGACGGGGAACTCGGTTTGCTGCCCAAGCTCCTCCAACGGCTCGCGCCGGCCGGCACCGGGACCCCGCACGAGTGGCTGCACCACGTCGTCTGGCGCGCGAAGCCGCTCGGGACCCCGGCGAAGTCCGCCGGCTCCGGCAGTTGGATCGTGCTGGCCGACGACCCGGAGGGACCGCTCGCCGCCTCCGTGTCGCGGGCCCTTCGCTCGGCCGGGCAGGAGTGTGCGCTCATCCGCACCGTGTCGGAGCCCGAGGAGCTGTCGGCGGCACTGCGGCGGGCCGCTGCGGAAGCGGCCGCTCCGTGCCGCGGAGTGCTCCTGCTCGCCGGCCGGGATGCGGAGGCGGGCCCGGAGGAAGCCGTGACACACGGCCTCCGTCCGGCCCTGGCCACCGTCCAGGGGCTGGCTGCCTGGCAAGGGCGGTCCGTACCGAAAATGTGGCTCGTCACCTCGGGCGCGCAGCCCGTGGGCGAGGGGCCCACCGGGGCGGACGTGGCCCACGGCGCGCTGTGGGGCTTCGGCCGGGTCGTCGCGCTGGAGCACCCCGAGCTGTGGGGCGGCCTGGTGGACCTCGCCCCCGAGCAGGCCGGCTCGGCGGCAGCGGCCGACGCGCTGGTGAAGGAGCTCCTCGCCGGTGACGGTGAGGACCAGGTGGCGTTCCGCGACGGCAGCCGCCATGTGGCGCGGGTGGCACCCGCCCCGAAGGACTCCGGGGCCGCGCAGCGGACCGCGATCCGCCCGGACGGCGGCTATCTGGTCACCGGCGGGCTCGGGGGGCTGGGTCTTGTGGTCGCCCGGTGGCTTGTCGCGGAGGGAGCCCGGCACCTGGTGCTGCTGGGCCGTCGCGCACCGGACGCGGACGCTGCCGCCACCGTCGCCGAACTGACCTCCCTCGGTGCCACCGTGGACGTAGTGCAGGCCGACGTCACCCGGGCCGAAGACGTGGAGCGCGTGATCGCCGGGTTCGGGCGGCAACGGCCCCCGCTGCGTGGTGTCTTCCACGTCGCCGGCGTGCTCGACGACGGGACCCTGCTCCAGCAGGACTGGGACCGTTACCGGGCCGTCCTGGCTCCCAAGGTGATCGGTGCGCACCACCTGGACCGCTGCACCCGGGGTCTGCCGCTCGACCTCTTCGTGCTGTTCTCCTCGTTCGTCGCTGTCCTCGGCTCCCCGGGGCAGGCCAACTACGCGGCGGCGAACGCCGCCCTGGACAGCCTGGCCCACCACCGCAGTGCGCTGGGGCTCCCCGCGACGAGCGTCAACTGGGGGCCGTGGGAAGGCGTCGGCATGACCGACTCGGCGGCCGCCGCACGGTACCGCTGGAGCGAGCGCGGAGCCCGGACCATCCGCCGTGACGAGGGCCCCCGCCTGCTCGACCGGGTGCTGGACCGGTCCACGCCCCAGGTAGGTGTGTTCTCGGTCGACTGGGGCGTCTACCACGACTGGCTGCACCCCACGGCCAACCGCGACCTGCTCGCTCTGGTCCACACCGCGGCCGCCGGGGCGCAGAGCGCCGGGGACGACGAGGACGCCGTTTCCTCCCTGCCCGACCGGCTGGCCGCGCTCGACCCGGGTGACCGGATGGAGCACCTGGTCGCTCACCTGGCCGCCAAGGTGGCCGACATCGCGGGCTTCGCCGCGGACCACGCCGTGGACCCCGAAACCGGCTTCTTCCAGCTCGGCATGGACTCGCTCATGAAGCTGAAGCTGGTGACGCGTCTGCGGGAGGAGCTGGGTGACCGGCTGACCCTGCCCGGAACGCTGCCCTTCGACCACCCCACCTGCGCGTCGCTCGCCGCCCACCTGCTCGACGCGCTGGCGCTCGCCCCGGGCCACGCGGCACAGCCCGACGAGGACGGTGTCGAAGACCTGATGGCCGAGGTGGAACGGCTCACCGCCGACGAGGCGGCCCGCTATCTGGACCAGCTCACCACGGAGAACCAGCCCGAAGGGGGCCAGAACGCATGAGTAGCATCGCCGACCGGATCGCGGCACTTCCCGCATCCCAACGGGCCCTGCTGGAAGAGCGGTTGCGACAGCAGCAACGCCCCACCACCCCGGCTCCCGAACCGATCGCCGTAGTGGGCATGGGATGCCGTTTCCCCGGCGGGGCAAGCGATCCCGAGACCTTCTGGAACCTGCTCACATCCCGGACGGACGCCACGTCCACCGTGCCCGCCGGCCGGTGGGACGCCGAGCGGCTGCACGACCCCGAAGCTGCCCGGCCGGGCACCGTACGGTCCAAGCGCGGCGGTTTCCTCGACCGCATCGACACCTTCGACGCCGAGTTCTTCGGCATCCCCCCTCGGGAGGCGGAGACCCTCGACCCCCAGCACCGGCTGCTGCTGGAGGTCGCCTGGGAAGCCCTCGAACACATGGGGCAGGCGCCCACGGCGCTTCAGGGCACGCAGACGGGCGTGTTCGTCGGCATCGGGATCGATGACTACAAGCTCCTGCAGACGGCCGACCTGTCACGGATCGACGGGCACATGGGGACCGGGAACCTCTTCTGCGCGGCCGCCGGGCGCCTGTCCTATCTGCTGGGCGTGCGCGGACCGTCCCTCGCCGTCGACACCGGATGCTCCTCGTCCCTGGTGACGGTCCATCTGGCGATGCAGAGCCTGCGCTCGGGCGAATGCGATCTCGCGCTCGCCGGGGGCGTCCACCTCATGGTCGCCCCGGACATGACGGTCTACCTCTCCCAGGCCGGAGTACTGTCGCCGGAGGGCCGCAGCCGCGCCTTCGACGCCTCGGCCGACGGCTACGCCCGCGGCGAAGGGGCCGGGATCGTCGTCCTCAAGCGGCTCGCCGATGCCCGGGCCGCCGGGGACACGGTGCTCGCGGTGCTCCGGGGATCCGCCGTCAACCACGGGGGACGCGGCAGCGGGCTGACGGTTCCCAACGGCAGCGCCCAGCAGGACCTGATCAGCAGCGCCCTGAAGGCGGGGCGGATGGAGCCGGCCGACGTCGACTACGTCGAAACCCACGGCACCGGCACGCCGATCGGCGACCCCATCGAGGCGAACGCGCTCGGCGCCGTCTACAAGCGAGGACGGACCACCGACCGTCCGCTTCTGATGGGCACGGTGAAGACGAACGTCGGCCACCTGGAGGCCGCGGCGGGCATCGCCGGACTGATGAAGGTGGTGCTGTCGCTGCGCCACGAGGAGATCCCGGCCCATCTCCACCTGCGGGACCGCAATCCGCAGATCGCCTGGGACGATCTCCTGCTCGACGTCCCCACCGAGGCCACGCCGTGGCCTCGGCGTGACCGGCCCCGGGCAGCCGGCGTCAGCTCCTTCGGGATCGGCGGCACCAACGCGCATGTGATCGTGGAGGAGGCTCCGGCCGTCGCCGCGCCGCCGGCCGCTCCTCAGGAGCGGTCACATCACCCCGTCGCGCTTTCGGCCCGGACCGCGCCCGCCCTGCGGCACATGGTCGAGCGCTACCGGCTCCACCTCGAAGGGCACCCGGACGCGGTCTGCGCGGACGTGGCGCACTCGGCGAACACGGGGCGCGCCCACTTCGCCCACCGTGCCTTCTTCGTCGCATCGGACACCGCGGATCTGACCGCGCAGCTCTCCTCCTGGCAAGCGCCGGGAGCGCCCGCCGCGTCCCGCACCCCGGGCCGCGACTTCCGTACCGCCTTCCTCTTCACCGGGCAGGCGTCGCAGTACTTCGGTATGGGCGCCGGGCTGTACGCCGGTCAGCCGGTGTTCCGGCAGGCGATCGACACCTGCGCCGAGCTGCTGCGGGACCGGTACAACTGGTCGCTGACCGAGGTCCTCTACGCACAGGACGGCGACCGGTCGCTCATCGACCGCACCGAGTACGCGCAGCCGGCCCTCTTCGCCGTGGCCTATGCGCTGGTGTCCCTGTGGAAGGCGTGGGGCATCACCCCCTCCGTCGTCCTGGGCCACAGCGTCGGCGAGCTCGCAGCCGCCTGCGCCGCCGGCATCCTGCGGCTGGAGGACGCGCTGCCGCTGGTCGCCGAACGCGGTCTGCTCATGGCGAAGCTGCCGGGCGACGGCGCGATGGCCGTCGTCACCGCGGACGAGCCGACCGTGTCGGCGCTGATCAAGCCCCACGCGAGGCTGAGCGTCGCGGCGGTGAACGGCCCGGTGCAGACCGTGGTGTCGGGGCCCGCCGACAGCGTGGCCGAACTGCTCGATGGGCTGGGCAAGGACGGTGTCGGAGCCCGTCTGCTCAACACCTCGCACGCCTTCCACTGCGCGCTCATGGACCCGATGCTGGAGCCGTTCGGCGCCCTGGCGGACGGCGTGGCGCACCGGAAGGGCACCGTTCCGGTCATCTCCACCGTCACCGGTGAGCAGGTCCACGGCGACGACATGGCCCGCGGCGGGTACTGGAACCGCAACGCCCGCGAGACGGTCCGCTTCCTCCCCGCCGTCCGGACGCTGCTGGAGCGGCGGTTCGACGCGGCCATCGAGATCGGCCCGGACCCCGTCCTGACCCGCCTGGTCGCCAAGCAGGGCCTGGACCCCCGGGCGGACCGGCTCTGGCTGCCCTCCCTGTCCCGGCACACCGGCGACTGGCAGCAGATCCTCCAGACCCTGGGGAGCCTGTACTCGGCCGGCGCCGACGTCAACTGGCACGCCGTGGACGCCGGGTTCACCAGAAGCCGGGTACCGCTGCCCAGCTACCCGTTCGAACGGAAGCGTTACTGGAAGGACACCCGGGCCACTCGCGGCACCCGTCCGGCGGGCACGTCCGTCTTCCCGGGCACCCGGCTGAGCTCACCGGCGCTGCGCGACACAGTGTTCCAGACCCGGTTCACGGCCGACTCCCCGGCCTTCCTGGCCGATCACGTGCTCTTCGGCGCAGTGGTGGTTCCCGCGGCG is part of the Streptomyces platensis genome and harbors:
- a CDS encoding type I polyketide synthase, whose product is MKTAGDIAGWLRQKIGEELGVAVREVDTATQFRDLGIDSAGMTALTAQLSVQLGKPLSPTVAWHFPTISDLAEALAGEQDASGRPAGTAVQTTAGRPAEGGAVPSDEPIAVVGLACRFPGAPNAEAYWDLLRSGTDAVTEVPPERWDSEALYDPDPSMPGKMSTRRGGFLSGVDTFDPQFFGISPREAAQMDPQQRIALELAWSSLQDAGIPPAALRAGSTGVFLGTLWSDYARLAGRDLEEIQQHTATGQEPSIVPARVSYTLGLQGPSIGVNTACSSSLVAVHLACQSLRSGESALALAGGVNLVLAPESSAAMSKLGAMSPHGRSAAFDASADGYVRGEGGGIVVLKPLSAALADGDRIHCLIRGSAVNNDGASNGLTAPNPSAQEAMLRAACARAGVDPHGIQYVEAHGTGTRLGDPIEAHALGKVLGAGRPAGAPLLVGSLKTNIGHLEAAAGIAGLIKVALSMRHRAIPPTLHHDRPNPDIAFDELRLAVPTALTDWPAGDARPMAGISSFGFGGTNCHVIVEGPPTGSAQILPLSAGTPEALREAAGAMLDAVANDPSDSVADWCATAALRLSSHPYRAAATVRTRDELRDALAGIASGGVGSAAGKPPRLAFVFSGQGSQWCGMGRDLLHTEPVFREALLECDRLIHARTGISAVEELRRDAGESRLDGTTVMQPTVFAVQVALAALWRSWGVQPDAVVGHSLGEVAAAHVAGALCLEDAVRVVCERSRLMSRIEGMGAVAVVDLPFAEVDSLLADRPGLYAAGANSTRSSVVSGDAIALDACLAELSERGVRCRRVNMGVASHSGQCDPLLPELRAALSDVQASPAAVPVMSSVSADFVDGRALDASYWVRNLREPVLFAPAVERLLDAGYDHFLEVSPHAVLTSSVEAIVEERGVPARSLASQLRGRDPREVLLSTLGELYGAGRDINWRPVYSADLRLVELPAAADRLAVPMAEDRRVRTLPLSAHSLPALRQLARDTETRLAGPAHIDLDDLCHTAALRRDHHEHRAAASFTSSGQLAAQLREFAANRAAEGLVAGSALRRTNGPVFLFSGQGGHTARMGCELFTHEPVFRDVIERCDRWLAEKAGWSLIAELQEPEGSSRIDETEITQPALFALQAGLAALLRSWGITPAAVIGHSAGEIAAAYCSGALTFEDALLVALHRGRILQRATGRGRMAAVGLGERDVAGLLASRAGTVSIAAVNGPRTTLLSGETHALQELLDDLDPAVFRRMLRVGYPSHSPQMRVYQEELGRLLADIRPTAGDIPLFSTIDADFRPGTHFDAAYWVRTIAEPVRFSAAVETLAAEGHRSFVELGPHPVLVAPASQCLEQTGQEGLVVPTMRREAGEQQAVREAAGTLWAHGYATDWKAVHSRPGRLVTTPDYPWQRERHWLTPAPLTRRDAATGSLLELLARGDVSQVTDEITRQGDLTDGELGLLPKLLQRLAPAGTGTPHEWLHHVVWRAKPLGTPAKSAGSGSWIVLADDPEGPLAASVSRALRSAGQECALIRTVSEPEELSAALRRAAAEAAAPCRGVLLLAGRDAEAGPEEAVTHGLRPALATVQGLAAWQGRSVPKMWLVTSGAQPVGEGPTGADVAHGALWGFGRVVALEHPELWGGLVDLAPEQAGSAAAADALVKELLAGDGEDQVAFRDGSRHVARVAPAPKDSGAAQRTAIRPDGGYLVTGGLGGLGLVVARWLVAEGARHLVLLGRRAPDADAAATVAELTSLGATVDVVQADVTRAEDVERVIAGFGRQRPPLRGVFHVAGVLDDGTLLQQDWDRYRAVLAPKVIGAHHLDRCTRGLPLDLFVLFSSFVAVLGSPGQANYAAANAALDSLAHHRSALGLPATSVNWGPWEGVGMTDSAAAARYRWSERGARTIRRDEGPRLLDRVLDRSTPQVGVFSVDWGVYHDWLHPTANRDLLALVHTAAAGAQSAGDDEDAVSSLPDRLAALDPGDRMEHLVAHLAAKVADIAGFAADHAVDPETGFFQLGMDSLMKLKLVTRLREELGDRLTLPGTLPFDHPTCASLAAHLLDALALAPGHAAQPDEDGVEDLMAEVERLTADEAARYLDQLTTENQPEGGQNA
- a CDS encoding type I polyketide synthase; this encodes MSSIADRIAALPASQRALLEERLRQQQRPTTPAPEPIAVVGMGCRFPGGASDPETFWNLLTSRTDATSTVPAGRWDAERLHDPEAARPGTVRSKRGGFLDRIDTFDAEFFGIPPREAETLDPQHRLLLEVAWEALEHMGQAPTALQGTQTGVFVGIGIDDYKLLQTADLSRIDGHMGTGNLFCAAAGRLSYLLGVRGPSLAVDTGCSSSLVTVHLAMQSLRSGECDLALAGGVHLMVAPDMTVYLSQAGVLSPEGRSRAFDASADGYARGEGAGIVVLKRLADARAAGDTVLAVLRGSAVNHGGRGSGLTVPNGSAQQDLISSALKAGRMEPADVDYVETHGTGTPIGDPIEANALGAVYKRGRTTDRPLLMGTVKTNVGHLEAAAGIAGLMKVVLSLRHEEIPAHLHLRDRNPQIAWDDLLLDVPTEATPWPRRDRPRAAGVSSFGIGGTNAHVIVEEAPAVAAPPAAPQERSHHPVALSARTAPALRHMVERYRLHLEGHPDAVCADVAHSANTGRAHFAHRAFFVASDTADLTAQLSSWQAPGAPAASRTPGRDFRTAFLFTGQASQYFGMGAGLYAGQPVFRQAIDTCAELLRDRYNWSLTEVLYAQDGDRSLIDRTEYAQPALFAVAYALVSLWKAWGITPSVVLGHSVGELAAACAAGILRLEDALPLVAERGLLMAKLPGDGAMAVVTADEPTVSALIKPHARLSVAAVNGPVQTVVSGPADSVAELLDGLGKDGVGARLLNTSHAFHCALMDPMLEPFGALADGVAHRKGTVPVISTVTGEQVHGDDMARGGYWNRNARETVRFLPAVRTLLERRFDAAIEIGPDPVLTRLVAKQGLDPRADRLWLPSLSRHTGDWQQILQTLGSLYSAGADVNWHAVDAGFTRSRVPLPSYPFERKRYWKDTRATRGTRPAGTSVFPGTRLSSPALRDTVFQTRFTADSPAFLADHVLFGAVVVPAASHLAMTLSAAVQGRAGSGALLDGVSFPQALTVDDAERDVQLLIEGDDGADPRAFRVVSAPAGTTDQRAWTTHATGTLRVSPAPGTAVRTPTHHELLGRPGERLDGAGFYAAMRENGADLGPGFRYISEVTRHPGEVLIRMLPPEQDDRDGRFLLPPGLVDSCVQAVVALVWATRPDEELGVRVPIRLDALRFHTAPPTAPLWCHVQERPDQSPDGDTVVADLLLCDEEGTAILEMDGLWLRRVPADALLRRDTAVIRRPSWEATDAPAPGGKTALDVPWLVLADRRGVGSALAAQLRASGHEATVVEAGAHEDADLRTLVRERTAGGSPLNVAFLPGLDEPDDEPTAKSLERAQGTASAALLTVLQELNSAGRAARVLVVTRGTQSLSAHPVRVVHAPLWGLAAIAGAENPDVRCVLVDLDPDRPAVRNEAEALCAEALAADGDDRIAFRSGRRHVAGATGTALPERPTAAEELVRSDGTYLVTGGLGALGLHTADWLVRGGARHLVLMGRRAPSEAAGRTIGQWERAGVQVAVHQADVTDFEAVQQVLAEVARAMPPLRGVVHAAGVLDDGSIPRQNAQRLRSVMAPKTRGAWNLHLLTQDAKLDFFVLYSSVAALMGSRGQSGYAAGNAFVDALAHHRQSLGLPGTSVAWGPWSGDGMVATLDAHAERRVRESGFGMLEPGPALRALEDVLRAGVPHAYVYAGESAGARAAGTGRSGGPRGESSSPAGQSVYERPAGFGPALAPRNETEARLVAIWEALLGIHPIGVEDDYFHLGGDSITSLRIISRAKQAGIRLTEADLFAHPTVAELAATVQTVPTPDDSGPGQSDPATNGPQGGAARTTHLAEGDLARLLSRIGSVEAEAPDAVTRHVDAAHDSNTERRSR